A region of Pseudarthrobacter sp. NIBRBAC000502770 DNA encodes the following proteins:
- a CDS encoding TIGR01906 family membrane protein — MNDETPVRAKSAAPQPEPLLDTSGDSDEPAFSWLTPADGDTNSGEEPRGDKPGGEEAGRDKAARQEPAAEGKTPQPETRAHRKAAEAAVETSAPGSNTAGRPGAASSAAASSADEPAGSPGSPVFKEPLPTSALHVRPPEEEVERRNAQRESAANAKPVAPRFMQVLLAIIYPFILLIVAVRAVTTPLFLWVEYNRPGFPGDGYGFSTDDRMTYGSYAVDYLLNWAGPRYLGDLVQRSGEKLFKDGEVSHMADVKAVILSTVGAGALLLLLALIAILYLRRRSTGGVRRGLFAGSIITLVLILGLGTLAALGWQQFFTEFHRVFFADGSWTFSLDDTLIRLFPSQFWIDAGIAIAGLVLLASLVTLVLTWPTRRRRGVAPEAREALAEQELVDQS; from the coding sequence GTGAATGACGAAACACCGGTCCGCGCCAAAAGCGCTGCGCCGCAGCCGGAGCCTTTGCTGGATACGTCCGGGGATTCCGACGAGCCCGCGTTCTCCTGGCTGACGCCTGCTGACGGGGACACGAACAGTGGGGAAGAGCCCCGCGGGGACAAGCCTGGTGGGGAAGAAGCCGGCCGGGACAAGGCGGCCCGCCAGGAACCTGCGGCAGAGGGCAAAACCCCGCAGCCGGAAACCCGGGCCCACCGCAAGGCCGCCGAAGCCGCCGTCGAAACCTCCGCTCCCGGAAGCAACACAGCCGGACGTCCGGGCGCCGCATCGTCGGCTGCCGCCTCTTCAGCGGACGAGCCGGCCGGCAGCCCCGGTTCGCCGGTGTTCAAGGAACCCCTTCCTACTTCTGCGCTCCACGTCCGTCCCCCCGAAGAGGAAGTGGAGCGCCGCAACGCCCAGCGTGAAAGCGCAGCGAACGCCAAGCCAGTGGCGCCGCGCTTCATGCAGGTCCTGCTCGCGATCATCTACCCGTTCATCCTCCTGATCGTGGCCGTCCGTGCGGTCACCACCCCGCTCTTCCTTTGGGTGGAGTACAACCGCCCAGGGTTCCCGGGCGACGGCTACGGATTCAGCACCGACGACAGGATGACCTACGGCTCCTACGCCGTGGATTACCTCCTCAACTGGGCTGGCCCCAGGTACCTGGGCGACCTGGTGCAGCGGAGCGGGGAAAAGCTCTTCAAGGACGGCGAAGTCAGCCACATGGCTGACGTCAAGGCCGTCATCCTCTCCACCGTCGGCGCGGGTGCGCTGCTGCTGCTCCTGGCGTTGATCGCCATCCTGTACCTGCGCAGGCGCAGCACCGGCGGGGTCCGGCGGGGGCTCTTCGCAGGCTCCATCATCACGCTGGTCCTGATCCTGGGCCTGGGCACACTGGCGGCCCTGGGCTGGCAGCAGTTCTTCACCGAATTCCACCGCGTCTTCTTTGCCGACGGGTCCTGGACCTTCAGCCTGGACGACACGCTGATCAGGCTGTTCCCGAGCCAGTTCTGGATCGACGCCGGCATCGCCATTGCGGGCCTGGTTCTCCTGGCGTCCCTCGTGACGCTGGTGCTCACGTGGCCCACCCGGCGCCGCCGCGGCGTTGCGCCGGAGGCACGGGAGGCGTTGGCGGAGCAGGAATTGGTGGATCAGTCGTAA